In Halococcus salifodinae DSM 8989, a single genomic region encodes these proteins:
- a CDS encoding DUF389 domain-containing protein: MRQIRTRVPSDSREAVTTALTDADIDYLLSEEASGRDAVIVEIPVPGGGVDPILELLYEAGLDEDAYTVISDVETAGSTTQAVADLEERYVAGPKGESGVSYPEIKERAADLEPGRATYVAFAALAAIVAVAGLLLDSAIVIVGAMVIAPFAGSSLSAAVGAVIDDRGMVIDSVGSQLLGLVVAYIGAVAMSLVLRETFFVPAALAITRVQQVGTFLTPSLLAVVVALAAGAAGALALATDLPVSIAGVAVAAAIVPSAATAGIGTVWGEPLVVAGALALLFMNVVFINVSAYVALVALGYRDSVTRSVRENLTISVRTGAYALLVLGFVVSVIVVSAATASYVGFEGAANREVQTTIDEPAYDSVELVDVSTSYSARELLGGDASVTVTLSRTTGNEYPELARTLQERISAATDRPVTVQLRFLDYESAVEPTG, translated from the coding sequence GTGCGGCAGATACGGACCCGCGTCCCGAGCGATTCCCGGGAGGCGGTCACGACGGCGCTGACCGACGCCGATATCGACTACTTGCTGTCCGAGGAAGCGAGCGGCCGCGACGCGGTGATCGTCGAGATTCCGGTTCCCGGCGGTGGGGTCGACCCGATCCTCGAACTGCTCTACGAAGCAGGGCTCGACGAGGACGCCTACACCGTCATCAGTGATGTCGAGACCGCCGGTTCGACCACCCAGGCCGTGGCGGACCTGGAAGAGCGGTACGTCGCGGGGCCGAAAGGCGAATCGGGCGTCTCCTACCCCGAGATCAAAGAGCGCGCCGCGGACCTCGAACCGGGACGGGCGACCTACGTCGCGTTCGCGGCGCTCGCGGCGATCGTCGCGGTCGCAGGCCTCCTGCTCGATTCCGCGATCGTTATCGTTGGCGCGATGGTGATCGCCCCCTTCGCGGGGTCGTCGCTGTCGGCGGCGGTCGGCGCGGTCATCGACGATCGCGGGATGGTGATCGACAGCGTGGGCTCCCAGTTGTTGGGACTCGTCGTCGCGTACATCGGCGCGGTGGCGATGAGCCTCGTGCTGCGGGAGACCTTCTTCGTGCCGGCGGCGCTCGCGATCACCCGTGTTCAGCAGGTCGGGACGTTCCTGACCCCGAGCCTGCTCGCGGTCGTGGTCGCGCTCGCGGCGGGCGCGGCGGGTGCACTCGCGCTCGCGACCGATCTTCCGGTGTCGATCGCCGGGGTCGCGGTCGCGGCCGCGATCGTCCCCTCGGCGGCGACCGCGGGCATCGGCACCGTCTGGGGCGAGCCCCTCGTGGTGGCTGGCGCGCTCGCTCTGTTGTTCATGAACGTGGTGTTCATCAACGTGAGCGCGTACGTCGCGCTGGTCGCGCTCGGCTACCGCGACTCGGTGACCAGAAGCGTCCGTGAGAACCTCACGATCTCGGTCCGGACGGGCGCGTACGCGCTGCTCGTTCTCGGATTCGTCGTCAGCGTGATCGTCGTCAGCGCGGCGACCGCGAGCTACGTCGGGTTCGAGGGCGCGGCCAACCGCGAAGTTCAGACCACCATCGACGAACCGGCGTACGACAGCGTCGAACTCGTCGACGTCAGCACGAGTTACAGCGCGCGCGAACTGCTCGGCGGCGACGCGTCGGTCACGGTCACGCTGAGTCGCACCACCGGCAACGAGTATCCGGAGCTGGCACGGACCCTTCAGGAACGCATCAGTGCGGCGACCGATCGACCGGTCACGGTGCAGCTGCGCTTCCTCGATTACGAGTCGGCCGTGGAGCCGACCGGTTGA
- a CDS encoding ATP-binding protein, with product MSSPELDVVEFLLTTRAYNEHRERDAEDLPPRYRTVFFADGGVERPLATGEEQAAAATGVDDPWAAVSGLMFTDRDDFAETLSLSEPDMAEEWFAGRVDADRLAANPTLAAVFEERDEGPDVDYEQSREANRPMRADRVWIDSLLEEYFDNEEDEEMLDLVDVRAPEEVDMTLDDLVLTADQENEIVKIMKAIEHREYLAGIGLREIGKLLLVGPPGTGKTTTARALAHELDLPFVEVKLSMVTSQYLGETAKNVEKTFEVAKRLSPCILFMDEFDFVAKTRNSDEHAALKRAVNTLLKSIDEVSLIEDDVLLIGATNHPDQLDAAAWRRFDEIVNFPKPDVEMRADILQLVTHEMEIAEFDPMELAADTEGLTGSDLRLVLREAVLDALTEERTTLTQEDLMEAVRDFEERDSLKDLDMIEGDHDALVAGGDISADGGEASEASRSSSEHGSDGGSDADTADHSHDHDDGHTHDH from the coding sequence ATGAGCAGCCCGGAACTGGACGTCGTCGAATTCCTGCTCACGACACGCGCCTACAACGAGCACCGCGAACGCGACGCCGAGGATCTCCCGCCGCGCTACCGCACCGTCTTCTTCGCCGACGGGGGGGTCGAACGCCCGCTCGCGACGGGCGAGGAGCAGGCGGCGGCCGCCACCGGTGTCGACGATCCGTGGGCCGCGGTGTCGGGGCTGATGTTCACCGATCGCGACGATTTCGCCGAAACGCTCTCGCTTTCGGAGCCCGACATGGCCGAGGAGTGGTTCGCCGGCCGAGTCGACGCCGACCGGCTCGCGGCGAACCCAACGCTCGCGGCCGTCTTCGAGGAGCGTGACGAGGGCCCCGATGTCGACTACGAGCAGTCGCGCGAGGCGAACCGACCGATGCGCGCCGATCGGGTCTGGATCGACAGCCTCCTCGAAGAATACTTCGACAACGAGGAGGACGAGGAGATGCTCGATCTCGTCGACGTGCGGGCGCCCGAGGAGGTCGACATGACCCTCGACGATCTCGTGCTTACCGCCGATCAGGAGAACGAGATCGTGAAGATCATGAAGGCGATCGAACACCGCGAGTATCTCGCGGGGATCGGTCTGCGCGAGATCGGGAAACTCCTGCTCGTCGGGCCGCCAGGAACCGGCAAAACCACGACCGCGCGGGCGCTCGCCCACGAACTCGACCTCCCTTTCGTCGAGGTCAAGCTCTCGATGGTCACCAGCCAGTATCTCGGCGAAACCGCCAAAAACGTCGAGAAGACCTTCGAGGTCGCCAAACGCCTCTCGCCGTGTATCCTGTTCATGGACGAGTTCGACTTCGTGGCGAAAACCAGGAACTCCGACGAGCACGCCGCGTTGAAGCGCGCCGTCAACACCCTGCTCAAGTCGATCGACGAAGTAAGTCTGATCGAGGACGACGTCCTCCTGATCGGCGCGACCAACCACCCCGACCAGCTCGACGCGGCGGCGTGGCGACGCTTCGACGAGATCGTGAACTTCCCGAAGCCCGACGTCGAGATGCGTGCGGACATCCTCCAGCTCGTCACGCACGAGATGGAGATCGCGGAGTTCGATCCGATGGAGCTCGCCGCCGATACTGAAGGACTGACCGGCAGCGACCTTCGATTGGTGCTTCGAGAGGCGGTGCTCGACGCGCTGACCGAGGAGCGCACTACGCTGACCCAAGAGGACCTGATGGAGGCGGTCCGGGACTTCGAGGAGCGCGACAGCCTGAAGGACCTCGACATGATCGAAGGCGATCACGACGCCCTCGTCGCCGGCGGTGACATCAGTGCGGACGGCGGTGAGGCGAGCGAAGCGAGCCGATCCTCGTCGGAGCACGGCTCCGACGGCGGCAGCGACGCCGACACTGCCGACCACAGCCACGATCACGACGACGGCCACACTCACGACCACTGA
- a CDS encoding ATP-binding cassette domain-containing protein has translation MSAIDAEEVTLTYADGTEAVRGIDLDIPEGEFFGFLGPNGAGKTTAIKTFTTLLRPTSGSVTVNGFDVASEPRAVRESIGYMAQETSVDEELTARENIRFACEAYGVPKAERGDRIDELLDLVDLVGAAGKVAEGFSGGMKKRLDAAMALVHQPPLVFLDEPTTGLDPKARNRLWEYFRRINEEGTTIFLTTQYLEEADQLCERIAVILDGEIVATGSPAELKRRVGGEILDIDLDSGEDACEHAAAVAADSDLFEDEATVETTEDGISVTSRRARQAGTDLLVALRDADLTVTGFNIRAPTLDDVFLAITGESVDEEGDNGEADGAGGADATETSPAAADGGASR, from the coding sequence ATGAGTGCAATCGACGCCGAGGAGGTGACACTGACGTACGCCGACGGCACCGAGGCCGTTCGAGGGATCGATCTCGATATCCCGGAGGGAGAGTTCTTCGGCTTCCTCGGGCCGAACGGCGCGGGCAAGACCACCGCGATCAAGACGTTCACGACGCTGTTGCGACCGACGTCGGGATCGGTCACGGTGAACGGGTTCGACGTCGCGAGCGAGCCGCGGGCCGTCCGCGAGTCGATCGGGTACATGGCCCAGGAGACCAGCGTCGACGAGGAGCTCACCGCGCGAGAGAACATCCGGTTCGCCTGTGAGGCCTACGGCGTGCCGAAAGCCGAGCGGGGTGACCGGATCGACGAACTCCTCGATCTCGTGGATCTCGTCGGAGCCGCCGGCAAGGTGGCCGAGGGGTTCTCCGGTGGGATGAAAAAGCGTCTCGACGCCGCGATGGCGCTGGTTCACCAGCCACCCCTCGTCTTCCTCGACGAGCCGACGACAGGGCTCGACCCCAAGGCCCGCAATCGGCTCTGGGAGTACTTCCGCCGGATCAACGAGGAGGGCACGACGATCTTCCTCACGACCCAGTACCTGGAGGAGGCCGACCAGCTCTGTGAGCGGATCGCGGTCATCCTCGACGGCGAGATCGTCGCCACCGGCTCGCCCGCGGAGCTGAAACGCCGGGTCGGTGGCGAAATTCTCGACATCGACCTCGACAGCGGCGAGGACGCTTGCGAGCACGCGGCCGCGGTCGCCGCCGACTCCGATCTCTTCGAGGACGAGGCGACGGTCGAAACCACCGAGGATGGGATCAGCGTCACCTCGCGACGGGCACGCCAGGCGGGCACCGATCTGCTGGTGGCGCTGCGGGACGCAGACCTGACGGTGACTGGGTTCAACATCCGCGCGCCCACCCTCGACGACGTGTTCCTCGCGATCACCGGTGAATCCGTCGACGAAGAGGGCGACAACGGCGAAGCCGACGGGGCTGGCGGGGCCGATGCCACCGAGACGAGCCCTGCGGCCGCCGACGGAGGCGCGAGCCGATGA
- a CDS encoding ABC transporter permease: protein MSPSADETSERPAADGGTAGAATGAEAETDTTTVRRSSNSFLGDAWVNFKRWNIKAVRNPFVLVVSLAQPIIFLVLFTQVFGQIATGAINQGGAGAISYETYLVPAIVIQVSLAAAITSGIGLVNDIEEGMFEKVLVTPMNRTAVFVGKTAAEVLRIAVQIAIILGLGVLLGAEIATGIVGALGIIAIGILFSLWFVSLSNSLAVITKDQESTIIVMNLLQFPLLFLSSAFLPLEALPEWIQTFARYNPITYGVDAARTLMLDTDVMTVLDVTAFSGIWNALVPATAVLAGLDLVLGGIAVYLLSQASSSSAQ from the coding sequence ATGAGTCCGTCAGCCGACGAGACGTCCGAGCGGCCCGCGGCCGATGGCGGGACTGCGGGGGCCGCAACGGGAGCCGAAGCCGAGACCGACACGACCACCGTACGACGGTCGAGCAACTCGTTTCTCGGCGACGCGTGGGTCAACTTCAAGCGCTGGAACATCAAAGCCGTCAGAAACCCGTTCGTGCTCGTGGTCTCGCTGGCCCAGCCCATCATCTTCCTCGTCCTCTTCACCCAGGTGTTCGGCCAGATCGCGACCGGCGCGATCAACCAGGGTGGTGCCGGCGCGATCTCCTACGAAACGTACCTCGTGCCCGCGATCGTGATCCAGGTCTCGCTCGCAGCCGCGATCACCTCCGGGATCGGGCTCGTCAACGACATCGAGGAGGGGATGTTCGAGAAGGTGCTCGTCACGCCGATGAACCGCACCGCGGTCTTCGTGGGGAAAACCGCCGCCGAGGTGCTCCGAATCGCGGTCCAGATCGCGATCATCCTCGGACTCGGGGTCCTCCTCGGCGCGGAGATCGCCACCGGGATCGTCGGCGCGCTCGGGATCATCGCGATCGGGATCCTGTTCTCGCTGTGGTTCGTCTCGCTTTCCAACAGCCTCGCGGTCATCACGAAGGACCAGGAGTCGACCATCATCGTGATGAACCTGCTCCAGTTCCCGCTGCTCTTTCTCTCCTCGGCGTTCCTCCCGCTCGAAGCGCTCCCGGAGTGGATCCAGACGTTCGCGCGGTACAACCCGATCACCTACGGCGTGGACGCCGCCCGCACGCTGATGCTCGATACGGACGTGATGACGGTGCTCGACGTCACGGCCTTCTCGGGCATCTGGAACGCGCTCGTGCCGGCGACCGCCGTGCTCGCCGGGCTCGATCTCGTGCTCGGCGGGATCGCGGTGTACCTCCTGAGCCAGGCGTCGAGTTCGTCGGCGCAGTAG
- a CDS encoding Fic family protein, with the protein MQQSELDSNVPGGFISYGRKSYYKPAPLPPSRDLALGNDFYETLSDATFWLGKLSGMSLELDFPPVLYTSLLRKEAIESAEIEGADVDYDALYSLETRSFDAGEDEISADSTKGQTKDTQEVLNYEDAIKGGIEALDRREDLTVERLHEFHETLLTGVPDDRVDTDTLGAYKTKPNHIGDFLPPVPDQVDGLMDALFTYYRTGGSYHPLVDVALFHYQFETIHPYGDGNGRLGRLLITLQLYDAGYLERPNLYLSEHFNRNKPTYVDRLEAVRYDGDWKAWLSFFIEGVARQAHESVDRTLSLARLRRQYDADYGGKSYTKNQLAVKLFEQPYVTSKTVQRLFDVKQPTASRVINDLVDEGVLEEVTGKGRNKEYRAREIFEILEQPPQTY; encoded by the coding sequence ATGCAACAGTCAGAACTCGATTCTAACGTTCCTGGCGGATTCATCTCGTACGGACGGAAATCGTACTACAAGCCTGCTCCGCTGCCGCCATCCCGAGACCTCGCTCTCGGGAACGACTTCTACGAGACGCTCTCGGACGCGACGTTCTGGCTAGGGAAACTCAGTGGAATGAGTCTCGAACTCGATTTCCCGCCAGTACTCTACACCTCACTCCTCCGTAAGGAAGCCATAGAATCCGCTGAAATCGAAGGGGCTGACGTTGACTACGACGCTCTCTACAGCCTCGAAACACGCTCATTTGACGCCGGTGAAGACGAGATCAGCGCCGACTCCACGAAGGGCCAAACGAAGGATACGCAGGAAGTCCTCAACTACGAAGACGCTATCAAGGGTGGCATCGAGGCACTCGACCGACGCGAAGACCTGACCGTCGAACGGCTGCACGAATTCCACGAGACGCTTCTCACAGGCGTTCCAGACGACCGCGTCGATACAGATACGCTCGGCGCGTACAAGACGAAACCGAACCATATCGGCGACTTCCTCCCACCCGTTCCAGACCAGGTCGACGGCTTGATGGATGCGCTGTTCACCTACTACAGAACTGGCGGGAGCTACCACCCGCTCGTAGACGTCGCACTCTTCCACTACCAGTTCGAGACCATCCACCCGTATGGCGACGGGAACGGTCGTCTCGGCCGGCTCCTCATCACGCTCCAGTTGTACGACGCTGGCTATCTCGAACGCCCGAATCTCTACCTCAGTGAACACTTCAATCGAAACAAGCCGACGTACGTCGACCGGTTGGAGGCCGTTCGATACGACGGCGATTGGAAAGCGTGGCTATCGTTCTTTATCGAGGGCGTCGCTCGCCAGGCCCACGAGTCCGTCGACCGAACACTCTCGCTAGCCCGCCTCAGACGTCAGTACGACGCCGACTATGGGGGAAAGTCGTACACGAAGAACCAACTCGCAGTGAAGCTCTTCGAACAGCCCTACGTCACGAGCAAGACTGTTCAACGGCTCTTCGACGTCAAGCAACCGACGGCGTCGCGAGTAATCAACGACCTCGTCGACGAAGGAGTTCTCGAGGAAGTGACTGGGAAGGGCCGCAACAAGGAATATCGTGCCCGCGAAATTTTCGAGATTCTCGAGCAGCCACCGCAGACCTACTGA
- a CDS encoding MBL fold metallo-hydrolase: MEVMLLGTGDTTGTPTVGCDCDTCTAARERGVERSRFSVHVRNERTDESLLVDFSPDFRAQFLDRDVALPDAAIVTHIHFDHLDGLGNAFRLVRELPVAAANETDPETGESVAETIERKYDYLDALSVTGKEPLEPFELCGFDVTLVPVHHPPLVCYGVVIECETGAKLSITGDTNYAIPEASRERLADPDLLIADAIAPASFCEHHPLGGDHHDSEGVPRTFGTKHMTREGALALADELGASETRLVHVSHFFPADEAFAEPLAVDGERYHL; encoded by the coding sequence ATGGAGGTCATGCTGCTCGGTACCGGCGACACGACCGGGACGCCGACCGTCGGCTGTGACTGTGATACCTGTACGGCCGCCCGCGAGAGGGGTGTTGAGCGTAGCCGGTTTTCCGTCCACGTCCGGAACGAGCGCACCGACGAATCGTTGCTCGTGGACTTCAGCCCGGATTTCCGTGCCCAGTTCCTCGATCGCGACGTCGCGCTCCCCGACGCCGCGATCGTCACCCACATCCACTTCGACCATCTCGACGGGCTCGGCAACGCCTTCCGCCTCGTTCGGGAGCTTCCGGTCGCGGCCGCGAACGAGACCGATCCCGAAACCGGCGAGAGCGTGGCTGAAACCATCGAGCGAAAGTACGACTATCTCGACGCGCTCTCGGTCACGGGGAAGGAGCCGCTTGAACCGTTCGAGCTGTGTGGGTTCGACGTGACGCTTGTTCCGGTTCACCATCCACCGCTCGTGTGCTACGGCGTCGTGATCGAGTGTGAGACGGGCGCGAAACTTTCGATCACCGGCGATACGAACTACGCGATCCCCGAGGCGTCCCGCGAGCGCCTCGCCGACCCCGATCTCCTGATCGCGGACGCGATCGCCCCCGCGTCGTTCTGTGAACACCACCCGCTCGGCGGCGATCACCACGATTCCGAGGGCGTCCCGCGGACGTTCGGCACCAAGCACATGACTCGCGAGGGGGCGCTCGCGCTGGCCGACGAACTCGGTGCGTCGGAGACGCGGCTGGTCCACGTCTCGCATTTCTTCCCGGCCGACGAGGCGTTCGCCGAGCCGCTTGCGGTCGACGGCGAGCGATATCACCTCTGA
- a CDS encoding thiolase family protein has translation MADTTPVVAAAYRTAQGKEDGVFADVRSEDLSIPLIDEILAETGIGSEDVDDLMWGCAQQRDEQGSNLARVIALLSDLGESVPATTINRWCASSAQAMISASDAIRAGQRDAIIAGGVESMSRVKQGANRETIHPRLAEEYNIAALAMGMTAEAVAERYDVSREVQDEYAARSQQRAVEATEEGRFDDEIVPIETEDGTVDTDEGLRPGTTPEVLADLPTVFKSEGTVTPGNASQISDGASATLITSRAFAEDHGLDVLAEIGGNNVAGVDPEVMGIGPVPATEGLLERTGGSIDDFDLVELNEAFASQALYCQRELGIDDEIFNVNGGAIAIGHPLGASGARLPVTLIHEMQKRDADHGLATECVGFGQGAAIEFSRP, from the coding sequence ATGGCCGACACGACGCCGGTCGTCGCTGCGGCGTATCGCACCGCACAGGGCAAAGAGGACGGCGTTTTCGCCGACGTCCGGAGCGAGGACCTCTCGATCCCGTTGATCGACGAGATCCTCGCCGAGACCGGGATCGGCAGTGAGGACGTGGACGACCTGATGTGGGGGTGTGCCCAGCAGCGCGACGAGCAGGGCAGCAACCTCGCGCGGGTGATCGCGCTGCTCTCGGATCTGGGCGAGTCCGTGCCCGCGACCACGATCAACCGCTGGTGTGCCTCCTCGGCACAGGCCATGATCTCCGCGTCGGACGCGATCCGAGCGGGCCAGCGCGACGCGATCATCGCGGGCGGAGTCGAGAGCATGAGTCGGGTGAAACAGGGCGCGAACCGCGAGACCATCCACCCCCGGCTGGCCGAAGAGTACAACATCGCCGCGCTGGCGATGGGGATGACCGCCGAAGCGGTCGCCGAACGCTACGACGTCAGTCGGGAAGTACAGGACGAGTACGCCGCACGCTCCCAGCAGCGCGCGGTCGAAGCCACCGAGGAGGGCCGCTTCGACGACGAGATCGTCCCGATCGAGACCGAAGACGGGACTGTCGACACCGACGAGGGACTCCGACCGGGCACGACGCCCGAGGTGCTCGCCGATCTTCCTACCGTCTTCAAATCGGAGGGGACGGTGACGCCGGGCAACGCCTCCCAGATTTCCGACGGCGCATCGGCGACCCTGATCACAAGCCGGGCGTTCGCCGAGGATCACGGCCTCGACGTGCTCGCCGAGATCGGCGGCAACAACGTCGCCGGCGTCGACCCCGAGGTGATGGGGATCGGTCCCGTGCCCGCCACGGAGGGCCTGCTCGAACGCACGGGAGGGTCGATCGACGACTTCGATCTCGTGGAGCTCAACGAGGCGTTCGCCTCCCAGGCCCTCTACTGCCAGCGCGAGCTCGGCATCGACGACGAGATCTTCAACGTCAACGGCGGCGCGATCGCCATCGGCCACCCGCTCGGTGCGAGCGGCGCGCGCCTGCCCGTCACGCTGATCCACGAGATGCAAAAGCGCGACGCCGATCACGGTCTCGCCACCGAGTGTGTCGGCTTCGGTCAGGGTGCGGCGATCGAGTTCTCGCGACCGTAG